TGGGCGCCGTCCTTGGTGCTACGCACCGGCGAGAACAAGTTGGCCAGCACGTCCTGCGACAGGCCGGGGCCGTTGTCGGAGACGACCAGTTCGACGTACAGCGCGCGCTCGCGGTTGACGTGTCCGCGGTTGGCGATTTCGATGCGTCCGTGGCTGCCGAGCGCCTCGACGGCGTTCTTGACCAGGTTGACCAGGATCTGCTTGAGCACATCGGCGTCGCCTTCGATCTCGGCGGCGTCGTCGGCCATGCTGGCGGTGATCTGCACGCCGGCCGGCACGAACTCGGTGGCGCGGAACAGGCGCAGCACGTCGTCCACCACGCTGGCGACATTGGTGGCGCGCGGCGACTCGGTCGGCTTGAGGTCGGCCAGGCCGTTGATCAATTGGCCGACGCGGTCGATCTCTTCGTTCAGGATCGACATCTCGCCGACCACCGGCTCGCGCTTGGCAAGCTTTCCATCGAGGACACTGAGGTAGTTCTTGATGATCGACAGCGGGTTGTTCACTTCATGCACCACGCGGCGCGACGCTTCGCGGTATTCCTCGGCGACGTGGGCGATTTGGCGCCGCGCGTGGCCGCGCTCGGACAATGCGGTTTCCAGCGCGCTCGCCGCCTGGCTGCCGAAGGCCTGCATGAAGCGCTCGCGCTTCTGGCAGTTGGGCACCTGCCACGCGGCCAGCCCGCCGATCATCACGCCCAGGCAGCGCCCGCCCGCGACCAGCGGCAGGCACACCAGGCTGTCGGTGCCGAGCATGCGGAACAGCTGTTCTTCGGCCAGGCCCAGCGACTGCGCGTCGCGCTTGACGAAGGCGGTGCGGCGCTCGAGGGCCGCTTCGGCGACCACGCCGCCGCGCGTGAGGGGAATCGAGAATTCGGCGATGCGCTGGCGCTCGCCGGTGGGCATGCCGACCAGCGCGTGGCCGGTCGGGTTTTCCAGCAGGACGACGGTGTTGTCGAAGTCGAACAGGATGCGCGCCGAGCGCGTCATCGATTCGAGCAGGCCGTTCTCGCCCTGCTGGCGGGCGAAGGACTGGCCCACTTCGGACACCAGCACCAGGTTGCGCACTTCCTCGGACAGGCGCTGGCGCACCGGGTCCATCGGCGTGGCCGGCGCAAAGGCCGGCGGGGCGACGATGTCGTCGGCGCCTTCGAGGTCGATGCCCAGCTGCGCGGCGGCTTTTTCGACCTGGCGCGCGGCGGCGGCGCCGATCGCGTCGATGTCATCCTGCTCCAGCCCGCACAGGCGCGCGCCGTCGGCGATCGCCTCATCGTCCGGCCCGTGGGTGGCCATCAAGTGCGCCAGGCGCACGATGCGGATCAGGGGATGCGCCGATTCGAGGCGCGCGGAGGGCTCGTGGTGATACAGCACGGAGTCGGCCAGGAAGGAGTCGAGGTGCCAGCGTTCGATCAGCCAAGCCCCCGCTTCCGAATGGGTGATCTGCAAGGTGCGCTGTTCGACCGCGCACAGGTCTTCGTCGTCGCGCGCGCCGAAGTTGAAGGCGTATTCCTTCGGCGCGGTGGCCAGCAGCGCGAGGCGGCCGACGTTGTGCAGCAGGCCGGCCAGGTAGGCCTCCTCGACGTGCGGGTACTCCATCCGTCCGGCCAGGTCGCGCGCGATGAAAGCGGCGCCCAGCGAGTTTTTCCAGAAGC
This window of the Massilia sp. R2A-15 genome carries:
- a CDS encoding HDOD domain-containing protein, with translation MPQILIKLIEHLQADDLGMAELAALISNDAGMTSKILAVANSSAYHRASRAVGLEQSLIALGTDMIKTLVISESVFQTFNNFPHSGSTDLRGFWKNSLGAAFIARDLAGRMEYPHVEEAYLAGLLHNVGRLALLATAPKEYAFNFGARDDEDLCAVEQRTLQITHSEAGAWLIERWHLDSFLADSVLYHHEPSARLESAHPLIRIVRLAHLMATHGPDDEAIADGARLCGLEQDDIDAIGAAAARQVEKAAAQLGIDLEGADDIVAPPAFAPATPMDPVRQRLSEEVRNLVLVSEVGQSFARQQGENGLLESMTRSARILFDFDNTVVLLENPTGHALVGMPTGERQRIAEFSIPLTRGGVVAEAALERRTAFVKRDAQSLGLAEEQLFRMLGTDSLVCLPLVAGGRCLGVMIGGLAAWQVPNCQKRERFMQAFGSQAASALETALSERGHARRQIAHVAEEYREASRRVVHEVNNPLSIIKNYLSVLDGKLAKREPVVGEMSILNEEIDRVGQLINGLADLKPTESPRATNVASVVDDVLRLFRATEFVPAGVQITASMADDAAEIEGDADVLKQILVNLVKNAVEALGSHGRIEIANRGHVNRERALYVELVVSDNGPGLSQDVLANLFSPVRSTKDGAHHGLGLSIVHGLVKKIGGLISCRSGRAGTTFEILLPAHGATTAAGAKPRAMDSV